One window of Microbacterium sp. 1S1 genomic DNA carries:
- a CDS encoding S8 family serine peptidase has translation MSRRRMLRGAVALVAVAASVLLLGSTATPTPTPPPVADDPADPVRAAEYWLDGARIREAWQTTRGEGVTIAVIDTGIGKVPEVFGDAVVGGTDVSGAGTPDGRTPLGAVDGDHGSWVASLAAGRGKADGTGMIGVAPEADLLSISVGFGAAAAVPFTEQVAKGMRWAVDNGADIINLSFTTNTLDWDESWDDAFLYAFEHDVVVVVAAGNRGSGTNIIGAPATIPGVLTVGGVDQTGTASVEASTQGITIGISAPSEGLLGVSADGEVVSWRGTSGAAPIVAGIAALIRSAHPDISANDVINRIIKTAMPVADAQKPRDPLYGFGLVDAQAAISANIPSVSENPMGDLAEWVRLFRRADSEPTPEPTMAPVEVPPLPDADAPTEAGSPLLPSADSLRYGTLPLIALTVPGILVALGVTAAARRIRSARVPVRHNPDSEE, from the coding sequence ATGAGCCGCCGGCGGATGCTGCGCGGCGCCGTCGCCCTGGTGGCGGTGGCGGCATCCGTCCTGCTCCTCGGGTCCACCGCCACGCCGACGCCGACCCCGCCTCCGGTCGCGGACGACCCCGCCGACCCCGTCCGCGCCGCCGAGTACTGGTTGGACGGCGCGCGCATCAGGGAAGCCTGGCAGACCACGCGCGGGGAGGGGGTGACCATCGCCGTCATCGACACGGGCATCGGCAAGGTGCCGGAGGTGTTCGGCGACGCGGTCGTCGGCGGGACGGACGTATCGGGTGCGGGCACGCCGGACGGCCGCACCCCCTTGGGAGCGGTCGACGGTGACCACGGATCCTGGGTGGCCTCGCTCGCCGCCGGGCGAGGCAAGGCCGACGGGACCGGGATGATCGGCGTCGCGCCGGAAGCGGATCTGCTGTCGATCTCCGTGGGCTTCGGTGCGGCGGCGGCCGTGCCGTTCACCGAGCAGGTGGCCAAGGGCATGCGGTGGGCGGTGGACAACGGCGCCGACATCATCAACCTCTCGTTCACCACGAACACCCTCGACTGGGACGAGAGTTGGGACGACGCGTTCCTCTACGCTTTCGAACACGACGTGGTGGTCGTCGTCGCGGCGGGAAACCGGGGGAGCGGTACGAACATCATCGGTGCCCCGGCGACGATCCCGGGGGTGCTCACCGTCGGCGGGGTCGACCAGACCGGGACCGCGAGCGTCGAGGCGTCCACTCAGGGGATCACGATCGGGATCTCGGCGCCCAGCGAGGGTCTGCTCGGGGTCTCCGCCGACGGCGAGGTCGTCTCGTGGAGGGGCACGAGCGGTGCCGCCCCCATCGTGGCGGGGATCGCGGCGCTCATCCGCTCGGCGCATCCCGACATCTCGGCGAACGACGTGATCAACCGCATCATCAAAACCGCGATGCCCGTGGCGGACGCGCAGAAGCCGCGGGACCCCCTCTACGGCTTCGGGCTCGTGGACGCGCAGGCGGCGATCTCCGCGAACATCCCCTCGGTGAGTGAGAATCCGATGGGTGACCTGGCCGAATGGGTGCGCCTGTTCCGGCGCGCGGACAGCGAGCCCACGCCCGAGCCGACCATGGCACCCGTGGAGGTGCCCCCGTTGCCGGACGCGGACGCCCCGACGGAAGCCGGCTCACCGCTGCTTCCCAGCGCGGACTCCCTGCGCTACGGTACCCTGCCGCTCATCGCCCTCACCGTCCCTGGTATCCTGGTAGCGCTTGGCGTCACCGCAGCTGCCCGGCGCATCCGATCGGCGCGCGTTCCCGTACGCCACAATCCCGACTCCGAGGAGTAG